A DNA window from Danio aesculapii chromosome 1, fDanAes4.1, whole genome shotgun sequence contains the following coding sequences:
- the cxxc4 gene encoding CXXC-type zinc finger protein 4 — protein MSNLNNALCIESGQSTDVSLLQKDNLQDGGLSQLLDYNAEMERYRSFANFYKTNGAFPQTAKIARITTPIFPSARIGVSPWNCDNGMLWGRKSAAINPNRTSMHRNDSQRPGKPGVPPETLQMANNNFLSSLSPEHCRPLAGECMNKLKCGAAEAEIMNLPERVGTFSAIPALGGISLPPGVIVMTALHSPAASAAVTDSAFQIANLADCPQNNSSASSGNPAKKKRKRCGVCAPCRRLINCGVCSSCRNRKTGHQICKFRKCEELKKKPGSSLERTPVNSGEAFRWFF, from the coding sequence ATGTCTAATCTCAACAATGCACTTTGCATTGAAAGCGGCCAGAGCACCGACGTGTCACTCTTGCAAAAGGATAATCTTCAGGACGGTGGATTAAGCCAGCTGTTGGATTACAATGCAGAAATGGAAAGATACAGGTCATTTGCAAACTTTTACAAAACCAATGGGGCATTTCCACAGACTGCTAAGATTGCCCGCATAACGACACCAATTTTTCCCAGCGCCAGAATCGGCGTGTCCCCTTGGAACTGTGATAACGGCATGCTCTGGGGAAGGAAATCAGCAGCAATAAACCCTAATAGGACCAGCATGCATAGAAACGACTCCCAAAGGCCGGGGAAACCTGGCGTGCCGCCAGAGACGCTGCAAATGGCAAATAATAATTTCCTCTCTAGCTTATCCCCTGAACACTGCAGACCTTTAGCAGGAGAATGCATGAACAAGCTGAAATGCGGTGCTGCTGAAGCAGAGATAATGAATCTCCCGGAACGTGTTGGAACTTTTTCCGCTATTCCGGCTTTAGGGGGCATCTCATTACCTCCCGGGGTCATCGTCATGACAGCCCTTCACTCCCCCGCAGCCTCAGCAGCCGTTACAGACAGTGCGTTTCAAATTGCCAATCTGGCAGACTGCCCACAGAATAATTCCTCCGCATCCAGCGGAAACCCAgcgaaaaagaaaaggaaaaggtgTGGGGTCTGTGCGCCCTGCAGGAGGCTAATCAACTGTGGAGTGTGCAGCAGTTGTCGGAACCGTAAGACGGGCCACCAGATCTGCAAGTTTCGGAAATGCGAGGAGCTAAAAAAGAAGCCTGGCTCATCACTAGAG